The following are encoded together in the Tepidiforma bonchosmolovskayae genome:
- the uvrC gene encoding excinuclease ABC subunit UvrC, whose protein sequence is MASSTISEKLRKQLAALPARPGVYIMRNAAGEVIYVGKAARLRDRVRSYFGSPHGLEPKTRALREQIDDFEYIVVSSPAEALLLEAALIKRHQPFFNIRLKDDKRYPYLKIDVQNPWPRVSITRRIENDGARYFGPYASAGSVRATLDLTKKLFPWRSCTKEITGRDPRPCLDYYIKRCIAPCTAYCTKEEYDEVIQQVILFLEGKADDVLRRLRKQMDDAAERLEFERAAQLRDQIRAIERTVERQHVATTRNEDADIFGLARDGDDACVQVFFIRGTQMIGRDSFMLAGVRDEPDATVLSNFLLQYYEGAQYIPRLVAVPAQPEDRESIEELLTGKRGSRFEIRIPARGEKRRLVDLAAENAREALAVARVRWLADSSKTELALEQLREELSLPEIPRRIECYDNSNIQGTSPVSSMVVFIDGRPAPNQYRRFRVKTVQGANDFATMQEVLRRRFGRHARTAETAAADNTPGADAASADAWDLPDLVIVDGGKGQLSAALEVMHELGVHHIPVVGLAKRHEEIFVPDDDEPIVLPRGSEALFLVQRIRDEAHRFAITFHRQVRGKSSIQSALDTIPGIGPKRKKALLKKFGSVKAIREADVDEIAATVGFTRALAERVKAQL, encoded by the coding sequence GTGGCCTCCTCAACCATCTCCGAGAAGCTCCGCAAGCAGCTCGCGGCCCTCCCTGCACGGCCCGGCGTCTACATCATGCGCAACGCCGCCGGCGAGGTGATCTACGTCGGCAAGGCCGCCCGCTTGCGCGACCGCGTCCGCTCCTACTTCGGCTCCCCCCACGGCCTCGAACCGAAGACCCGCGCCCTCCGCGAACAGATCGACGACTTCGAGTACATCGTCGTTTCCAGCCCTGCCGAGGCCCTCCTCCTCGAGGCCGCCCTCATCAAGCGCCATCAGCCCTTCTTCAACATCCGCCTGAAGGACGACAAGCGCTACCCCTACCTCAAGATCGACGTCCAGAACCCCTGGCCGCGCGTCTCCATCACCCGCCGCATCGAAAACGACGGCGCCCGCTACTTCGGGCCCTACGCCAGCGCTGGCTCCGTCCGCGCCACCCTCGACCTCACCAAGAAGCTCTTCCCCTGGCGCTCCTGCACGAAGGAGATCACCGGCCGCGACCCCCGTCCCTGCCTCGATTACTACATCAAGCGCTGCATCGCGCCCTGCACGGCCTACTGCACAAAAGAGGAGTACGACGAGGTCATCCAGCAGGTCATCCTCTTCCTCGAAGGCAAGGCCGACGACGTCCTCCGCCGCCTCCGCAAGCAGATGGACGACGCCGCCGAGCGCCTCGAATTCGAACGCGCCGCCCAGCTCCGCGACCAGATCCGCGCCATCGAGCGCACCGTCGAGCGCCAGCACGTCGCCACCACCCGCAACGAAGACGCCGACATCTTCGGCCTCGCCCGCGACGGCGACGACGCATGCGTCCAGGTCTTCTTCATCCGCGGCACCCAGATGATCGGCCGCGACAGCTTCATGCTCGCCGGCGTCCGCGACGAGCCCGATGCCACCGTCCTCTCCAACTTCCTCCTCCAGTACTACGAAGGCGCCCAGTACATCCCCCGGCTCGTGGCTGTCCCGGCCCAGCCCGAAGACCGCGAGAGCATCGAGGAGCTCCTCACCGGGAAGCGCGGCTCCCGGTTCGAAATCCGCATCCCGGCCCGGGGCGAAAAGCGCCGCCTCGTCGACCTCGCCGCCGAAAACGCCCGCGAGGCGCTCGCCGTCGCCCGCGTCCGCTGGCTCGCCGATTCCAGCAAGACCGAACTCGCCCTCGAACAGCTCCGCGAAGAGCTCTCCCTGCCCGAAATCCCCCGCCGGATCGAGTGCTACGACAACTCCAACATCCAGGGCACCAGCCCCGTCTCCAGCATGGTCGTCTTCATCGACGGCCGCCCCGCCCCCAACCAGTACCGCCGCTTCCGCGTCAAAACCGTCCAGGGCGCCAACGACTTCGCCACCATGCAGGAGGTCCTCCGCCGCCGCTTCGGGCGCCACGCCCGCACCGCCGAGACCGCCGCAGCCGACAACACCCCCGGCGCCGACGCTGCCTCGGCCGATGCGTGGGACCTCCCCGACCTCGTCATCGTCGACGGCGGCAAAGGCCAGCTCTCCGCCGCCCTCGAGGTCATGCACGAGCTCGGCGTCCACCACATCCCCGTCGTCGGCCTCGCCAAGCGCCACGAAGAGATCTTCGTGCCCGATGACGACGAACCTATCGTCCTGCCCCGCGGCTCCGAGGCGCTCTTCCTCGTCCAGCGCATCCGCGACGAAGCCCACCGCTTTGCCATCACCTTCCACCGGCAGGTCCGGGGCAAGTCCTCCATCCAGAGCGCGCTCGACACGATCCCCGGCATCGGTCCCAAGCGGAAGAAAGCGCTGCTTAAGAAGTTCGGCAGCGTCAAGGCGATCCGCGAAGCCGACGTCGACGAAATCGCCGCCACCGTCGGCTTCACGCGCGCCCTCGCCGAGCGCGTCAAAGCCCAGCTCTAA
- a CDS encoding SGNH/GDSL hydrolase family protein — protein sequence MPLRFLALGDSYTIGEAVDPAERWPAQLVRRLRASGLDLADPVIIATTGWTAAELAAAFDAAPPEGPFDLVTLLIGVNDQYRGLPCDGTYRSRINGLLGRAIEAAAGDPSRVVVLSIPDWGVTPFAEGRDRARIAAEIDAFNEVNRAAAAAAGARWLDVTAVSREAARDPGLLAGDGLHPSAGMYARWVELLLPAARAILAPSVSGS from the coding sequence ATGCCCCTCCGTTTCCTCGCCCTCGGCGATTCCTACACCATCGGTGAAGCCGTCGACCCCGCTGAGCGCTGGCCTGCGCAGCTCGTCCGCCGCCTCCGGGCCTCCGGCCTCGACCTCGCCGACCCTGTCATCATCGCAACCACCGGGTGGACTGCTGCCGAGCTGGCCGCCGCGTTCGATGCCGCCCCGCCCGAGGGTCCCTTCGACCTCGTCACGCTGCTGATCGGTGTCAACGACCAGTACCGCGGCCTGCCCTGCGACGGCACCTACCGCTCCCGCATCAACGGCCTGCTCGGGCGCGCCATCGAAGCCGCAGCCGGCGATCCCTCCCGGGTGGTCGTACTCTCCATCCCCGACTGGGGCGTCACCCCCTTCGCCGAAGGCCGTGACCGCGCCCGCATCGCCGCCGAAATCGACGCCTTCAACGAGGTGAACCGCGCAGCTGCTGCCGCCGCGGGCGCCCGCTGGCTCGATGTCACCGCCGTCTCGCGCGAAGCGGCCCGCGACCCCGGCCTCCTCGCCGGCGACGGCCTCCACCCCTCCGCCGGCATGTACGCGCGCTGGGTCGAACTCCTGCTCCCGGCTGCCCGGGCCATCCTTGCCCCCTCCGTATCCGGCTCCTGA
- a CDS encoding M28 family metallopeptidase, with amino-acid sequence MRPPLLLLAALPALLLAAACSSRDPAAAPPAEASPSPPAPASPAASPAPSPPASRTTPARGQASGPAGHDADLAFAHIAALTREPRVAGTPAELRAVEYLEAQLASFGYDVERMPFTFQDDPFRVGEVRVRGAALEALTMSGSPGGTVEAPSIFVGLADDAGIAGRDLAGRIAVAERGGLTFAAKYQNVAAAGAIGLVVVNNQPGPFSGNLTLEARFPVVSVAREPGADLVDAARAGERVAITAPQPSGGTPAFNVIARPPGTAACAIIVGGHFDTVPGAPGANDNASGTANVLELARAFAVGGPRPGLCFALFGAEESGLHGSRALVERLRSDGALPRYMVNLDVTGIGQRIEVIGESPAASRAIDLARAAGLDAVPSRLPPNSGSDHMSFADAGVEIVFFTSGDFSTIHSPRDVADAIDRRILDAIGDAAFLLVSDLLREVG; translated from the coding sequence ATGCGCCCTCCTCTCCTGCTCCTCGCGGCCCTCCCGGCGCTCCTCCTCGCTGCCGCCTGCTCCAGCCGCGACCCTGCCGCAGCCCCGCCCGCCGAAGCGTCGCCGTCCCCTCCGGCCCCCGCATCCCCGGCCGCGTCCCCGGCGCCTTCCCCTCCCGCATCCCGCACGACACCCGCCCGCGGGCAGGCGTCCGGGCCGGCCGGCCACGACGCCGACCTCGCCTTCGCCCACATCGCAGCCCTCACCCGCGAACCCCGCGTCGCCGGCACGCCCGCTGAACTCCGCGCGGTCGAGTATCTCGAAGCGCAGCTCGCCTCCTTCGGCTACGACGTCGAGCGCATGCCTTTCACCTTCCAGGACGACCCCTTCCGCGTCGGCGAAGTCCGTGTCCGCGGCGCGGCCCTCGAGGCGCTCACGATGTCCGGCAGCCCCGGCGGCACCGTTGAGGCCCCGTCCATCTTCGTCGGCCTCGCCGACGACGCCGGCATCGCCGGCCGCGACCTCGCCGGCCGCATCGCCGTCGCCGAGCGGGGCGGCCTCACCTTCGCCGCCAAGTACCAGAACGTTGCCGCCGCCGGCGCCATCGGGCTGGTCGTCGTAAACAACCAGCCCGGCCCCTTCTCCGGCAACCTCACCCTCGAGGCCCGCTTCCCCGTTGTTTCCGTCGCCCGGGAGCCCGGCGCCGACCTGGTCGACGCAGCCCGCGCTGGCGAGCGCGTCGCCATAACGGCTCCGCAGCCTTCCGGCGGCACGCCAGCCTTCAACGTCATCGCCCGGCCGCCCGGCACCGCCGCCTGCGCCATCATCGTCGGCGGCCACTTCGATACCGTCCCCGGCGCGCCCGGCGCCAACGACAACGCCAGCGGCACCGCCAACGTGCTCGAGCTCGCCCGCGCCTTCGCCGTCGGCGGCCCGCGCCCCGGCCTCTGCTTCGCCCTCTTCGGCGCCGAAGAATCCGGGCTCCACGGCAGCCGCGCCCTCGTCGAACGGCTCCGCTCGGACGGCGCCCTCCCCCGCTACATGGTCAACCTCGACGTCACCGGTATCGGCCAGCGCATCGAGGTCATCGGCGAAAGCCCGGCCGCCTCCCGCGCCATTGACCTCGCCCGCGCAGCGGGCCTCGACGCCGTCCCCTCGCGCCTCCCGCCCAACTCCGGAAGCGACCACATGAGCTTCGCCGATGCAGGCGTCGAGATCGTCTTCTTCACTTCCGGCGACTTCTCCACCATCCACTCCCCCCGCGACGTCGCCGACGCCATCGACCGGCGCATCCTCGACGCCATCGGCGACGCCGCCTTCCTCCTCGTCAGCGACCTCCTCCGCGAGGTTGGCTGA
- a CDS encoding LysM peptidoglycan-binding domain-containing protein, whose product MAIARPRRPGAATAALALAAALLAAACGGGGQPESAAGERITDPARVPTATPMQNPVLYRIQGNQVILEGGSPAALTPTGGASTPTPRKTYTVKPGDTCSGIAAAEGVSLDALMKANPTACNNLRAGDTLVIPAPTPTPVAGGTGGLTSNPTVRPTPTAPRSSGGSSSGSGKVYVVKPGDTCADIAASYGVSLQQLIAYNGFSPDCPLKVGQEVKIP is encoded by the coding sequence ATGGCAATCGCTCGCCCGCGCCGCCCCGGAGCCGCGACCGCCGCCCTCGCGCTGGCAGCCGCCCTGCTCGCTGCCGCCTGCGGGGGCGGAGGCCAGCCCGAATCGGCCGCCGGCGAACGGATCACCGACCCCGCCCGCGTGCCCACGGCCACCCCGATGCAGAACCCGGTCCTCTACCGCATCCAGGGCAACCAGGTCATCCTCGAAGGCGGCAGCCCAGCAGCCCTGACGCCGACCGGCGGTGCATCCACGCCCACGCCGCGCAAGACCTACACCGTCAAGCCCGGCGATACCTGCTCCGGCATCGCCGCTGCCGAGGGTGTCAGCCTCGATGCCCTCATGAAGGCCAACCCAACTGCCTGCAACAACCTCCGCGCCGGGGACACGCTCGTCATCCCCGCCCCCACCCCCACCCCGGTCGCGGGCGGTACCGGCGGCCTCACCTCCAACCCGACCGTCCGCCCGACGCCGACCGCCCCGCGCTCGTCCGGCGGTTCCTCGAGCGGCTCCGGCAAGGTCTACGTGGTGAAGCCCGGCGATACCTGCGCCGACATCGCCGCCAGCTACGGTGTCTCGCTCCAGCAGCTCATCGCCTACAACGGCTTCAGTCCCGACTGCCCGCTCAAAGTCGGCCAGGAAGTCAAAATCCCGTAG
- a CDS encoding CaiB/BaiF CoA transferase family protein, which yields MSGPLAGLRVVERCGALGQYAGKLLADMGADVVKVEPPGGSEARAIGPFVDDVPGPNRSLNFWYFNTNKRSVVLDLAEPDGAATWRELAAAADVVIEDGRPGELDRLGAGYRAVAPQAPGLIWCAMTPFGQDGPWAEYEATDMVLLALGGAMMMNGYDPEDAEEAPPIRGHGDQGYLTACHYAVQGILAALLWRDRTGEGQFIDCSAHEAISSTTEVALPYWFTQRVNVIRQTGRHAAATRTERWLYRAGDGRWVLVFGVGRDNASWKRIKEWFQSEGFGLQFDEPRFDDPLNRQAARGSPEAAEIFAELGRFIAAHTAEEVYRGGQERRQAWGIVRSPEEALFDPHWDDRGFWAEVEGEGREGRPVRMPGAPYRFGATPWELRRPAPKLGEHTGEVLAEWLGRET from the coding sequence GTGAGCGGGCCGCTGGCGGGGCTTCGCGTGGTCGAGCGGTGCGGGGCGCTCGGCCAGTACGCGGGAAAGCTGCTCGCGGATATGGGCGCGGACGTGGTGAAGGTGGAGCCGCCCGGGGGGAGCGAGGCGCGGGCCATCGGGCCGTTCGTTGACGACGTTCCCGGGCCGAACCGCTCGCTGAACTTCTGGTATTTCAACACGAACAAGCGGTCGGTGGTTCTGGACCTCGCGGAGCCGGACGGTGCGGCGACGTGGCGGGAGCTCGCGGCTGCTGCGGATGTCGTGATCGAGGATGGGAGGCCAGGAGAGCTCGACCGGCTGGGGGCCGGGTACAGGGCGGTCGCGCCGCAGGCGCCCGGGCTCATCTGGTGCGCGATGACGCCGTTCGGGCAGGACGGGCCGTGGGCGGAGTACGAAGCGACCGACATGGTTCTGCTGGCGCTCGGCGGGGCGATGATGATGAACGGGTACGACCCGGAGGATGCGGAGGAGGCGCCGCCGATCCGCGGGCACGGCGACCAGGGGTACCTGACGGCCTGCCACTATGCGGTGCAGGGCATCCTGGCCGCGCTGCTTTGGCGAGACCGGACGGGCGAGGGCCAGTTCATCGACTGCTCGGCGCACGAGGCGATCAGCAGCACAACGGAGGTGGCGCTGCCGTACTGGTTCACGCAGCGGGTGAACGTCATCCGGCAGACGGGGCGGCATGCGGCGGCAACGCGGACGGAACGGTGGCTCTACCGGGCGGGCGACGGGCGCTGGGTGCTGGTGTTCGGGGTCGGCCGGGACAACGCGAGCTGGAAGCGGATCAAGGAGTGGTTCCAATCGGAGGGGTTCGGGCTGCAGTTCGACGAGCCGCGGTTCGATGACCCGCTGAACCGGCAGGCGGCGCGGGGCAGCCCCGAGGCGGCGGAGATCTTCGCGGAGCTCGGGCGGTTCATCGCAGCGCACACGGCGGAGGAGGTGTACCGGGGCGGGCAGGAGCGGCGGCAGGCGTGGGGCATCGTCCGCAGCCCGGAGGAGGCGCTCTTCGACCCGCACTGGGACGACCGCGGGTTCTGGGCCGAGGTGGAGGGCGAAGGCCGCGAAGGGCGGCCGGTGCGGATGCCTGGCGCGCCGTACCGGTTCGGGGCGACGCCGTGGGAGCTGCGCCGGCCGGCGCCGAAACTGGGAGAGCACACCGGGGAGGTGCTGGCGGAGTGGCTCGGGCGCGAAACATGA
- a CDS encoding CaiB/BaiF CoA transferase family protein: MTELPLSGIRVCDLTWVIAGPTATRILADFGAEVIRVEHGQAADPIRFGRPIAGERPTLNNSGFFNYFNRNKKSVLLNVRHPMGMEVLQRLIRVSDVVIENFSSGVLESWGLDYAAQRAINAGVIYCSISGFGHTGRDRHYTTWGPTAQALSGLTLMSGLPGKPPAGWGYSYLDHTAGYYAAIAIMMALHHRNMTGEGQAIDIAQVETGMVLAGPAVLDFTVNGRSWLREGMPPGNRAWEPSMAPHNTYRCAGEDRWVAIAVRNDAEWEALRRAMGEPAWAADARFATAAGRLAHQDELDRGIGAWTQERDAYQVMATLQAAGVPAGVCQTAGDRVERDPQLRARGWWTTMPHPELGEAGIDGVAPRLSKTPGMNRTASPLMGEHTYEVMTSTLGMSTEEYEELAALGVFM; the protein is encoded by the coding sequence ATGACGGAGCTGCCGCTTTCGGGCATCCGGGTGTGCGACCTGACGTGGGTGATCGCGGGACCGACGGCGACGCGGATCCTGGCGGACTTCGGGGCAGAGGTGATCCGGGTCGAGCACGGGCAGGCGGCAGACCCCATCCGCTTCGGGCGGCCGATTGCGGGGGAGCGGCCCACGCTCAATAACTCGGGGTTTTTCAACTATTTCAACCGGAACAAGAAGAGCGTGCTGCTGAACGTGCGCCACCCCATGGGGATGGAGGTGCTGCAGCGGCTGATCCGGGTGAGCGATGTGGTGATTGAGAACTTCTCGAGCGGCGTGCTGGAGTCGTGGGGGCTCGACTACGCGGCGCAGCGGGCGATCAACGCGGGGGTCATTTACTGCTCGATCTCCGGGTTCGGGCATACCGGCCGCGACCGGCACTACACGACCTGGGGGCCGACAGCGCAGGCGCTCAGCGGCCTGACGCTGATGTCGGGGCTCCCGGGGAAGCCGCCGGCCGGGTGGGGGTATTCGTACCTGGACCACACCGCCGGCTACTACGCGGCGATCGCGATCATGATGGCGCTCCACCACCGGAACATGACCGGGGAGGGGCAGGCGATCGACATCGCGCAGGTCGAGACGGGGATGGTCCTGGCGGGACCGGCGGTGCTGGACTTTACGGTGAACGGCCGGAGCTGGCTCCGGGAGGGCATGCCGCCCGGCAACCGGGCGTGGGAACCGTCGATGGCCCCGCACAACACCTACCGGTGCGCGGGCGAGGACCGGTGGGTGGCGATCGCGGTGCGGAACGATGCGGAGTGGGAGGCGCTGCGCCGGGCGATGGGCGAGCCGGCCTGGGCGGCCGATGCGCGCTTCGCGACGGCCGCGGGGCGGCTCGCGCACCAGGACGAGCTGGACCGGGGAATCGGGGCGTGGACGCAGGAGCGCGATGCCTACCAGGTGATGGCGACGCTCCAGGCCGCGGGGGTGCCGGCGGGGGTCTGCCAGACGGCGGGCGACCGGGTGGAGCGGGACCCGCAGCTGCGGGCGCGGGGCTGGTGGACGACGATGCCGCACCCGGAACTGGGGGAGGCGGGCATCGATGGGGTGGCGCCGCGGCTCTCGAAGACGCCGGGAATGAACCGCACGGCTTCACCCTTGATGGGCGAGCACACGTACGAGGTGATGACCTCGACGCTCGGCATGAGCACTGAGGAGTACGAAGAGCTCGCGGCGCTGGGGGTGTTCATGTGA
- a CDS encoding nitroreductase family protein encodes MPEVQPVVSDIFEVIRTQRAMRRLKPDPVPEEYIKKILWAATRAPSGGNRQNWRWLVITDPEKKKQIQQWYKEGWDRLVASGYGNRPDLPPEEAASNERVMRSAQYLADHLHEVPVLILACLLVDPGQRPDITAGSSIYPAVQNLMLAARALGLGTALTTLHRFHQDDIRKLLGIPETVETAALIPVGWPMGRFGEGFRKPVEDVTYWEQWGNKRQ; translated from the coding sequence ATGCCCGAAGTCCAGCCAGTCGTATCCGATATCTTCGAAGTCATTCGCACCCAGCGCGCCATGCGCCGCCTCAAGCCCGATCCCGTTCCCGAGGAGTACATCAAGAAGATCCTTTGGGCTGCCACCCGCGCGCCGAGCGGCGGCAACCGCCAGAACTGGCGCTGGCTCGTGATCACCGACCCCGAGAAGAAAAAGCAGATCCAGCAGTGGTACAAGGAAGGCTGGGACCGCCTCGTCGCCAGCGGCTACGGCAACCGCCCCGACCTGCCTCCCGAAGAAGCCGCCAGCAACGAACGCGTCATGCGCTCCGCCCAGTACCTCGCCGACCACCTCCACGAGGTACCCGTTCTCATCCTCGCCTGCCTCCTCGTCGACCCCGGCCAGCGGCCCGACATCACCGCCGGTTCGAGCATTTACCCTGCCGTCCAGAACCTCATGCTCGCCGCCCGCGCCCTCGGTCTCGGCACCGCGCTCACGACGCTGCACCGCTTCCACCAGGACGACATCCGCAAGCTCCTCGGCATCCCCGAGACGGTCGAGACCGCAGCCCTCATCCCCGTCGGCTGGCCCATGGGCAGGTTCGGCGAAGGCTTCCGCAAGCCCGTCGAAGACGTCACCTACTGGGAGCAGTGGGGCAACAAACGCCAGTAG
- a CDS encoding SelT/SelW/SelH family protein produces MASRLSVSITYCRRCNFLPRALWVAHELLHTFGEYIADLRLVPAGGGDFDVDVNGERIFSRRAAGRHPEIAELKEALAARLEPEEAASLRRHPHPPAAG; encoded by the coding sequence GTGGCCAGCCGCCTCTCCGTCTCCATCACCTATTGCCGGCGCTGCAACTTCCTCCCGCGCGCACTCTGGGTCGCCCACGAGCTGCTCCACACCTTCGGCGAGTACATCGCCGACCTCCGCCTCGTCCCGGCCGGCGGCGGCGACTTCGACGTCGATGTCAACGGCGAACGCATCTTCTCCCGCCGCGCGGCAGGCCGGCACCCCGAAATCGCCGAGCTGAAGGAAGCCCTCGCCGCCCGCCTCGAACCGGAGGAAGCCGCCTCCCTCAGGCGCCATCCGCACCCGCCCGCGGCCGGCTGA
- a CDS encoding DUF402 domain-containing protein: protein MPNPVLVRKLKYDGSLRSAWPGDLIDARGDDWLIVFHDPERHQKEPPEPAEPRGFGIHTIGLREPVTVLHWFDELGRFVEAKCDAALPATIAGRTIDFVDLDLDVIVLPGGHHYIRDRDVFEARAAAMGYPHEVRRAAWCGILHALRMVRRGRFPFDGTPEALLGRELAARGPL, encoded by the coding sequence ATGCCCAACCCGGTCCTCGTCCGCAAGCTGAAGTACGACGGCTCACTCCGCTCCGCCTGGCCCGGCGACCTCATCGACGCCCGCGGCGACGACTGGCTCATCGTCTTTCACGACCCCGAGCGCCACCAGAAAGAGCCGCCTGAACCGGCCGAACCGCGCGGATTCGGCATCCATACCATCGGCCTCCGCGAGCCCGTGACCGTCCTCCACTGGTTCGACGAACTCGGCCGTTTTGTCGAGGCGAAATGCGACGCCGCCCTCCCCGCCACCATCGCCGGCCGCACCATCGACTTCGTCGACCTGGACCTCGACGTTATTGTCCTCCCCGGAGGACACCATTACATCCGCGACCGCGATGTCTTCGAAGCCCGCGCCGCTGCCATGGGCTACCCGCATGAGGTCCGCCGGGCCGCCTGGTGCGGCATCCTCCACGCCCTCCGGATGGTCCGTCGCGGCCGGTTCCCCTTCGACGGCACCCCGGAGGCGCTCCTCGGCCGCGAACTCGCCGCCCGCGGCCCGCTCTGA
- a CDS encoding alpha/beta fold hydrolase has product MPFVERDGVRIFYEAAGEGPPVLLSHGYSATSRMWRGQVEALAPRYRIITWDMRGHGQSDSPDDPALYSEAATVGDMAAILDALGIDTAVIGGLSLGGYMSLAFHLAHPGRVRALMLFDTGPGYRNPAGREAWNRTAEARAVAFETRGLDALGSGAEVRIAQHRSAKGLALAARGMLAQFDSRVIESLEGIRVPTLVLVGEKDEPFLGATDYMAAKIPGAQKVVIPGAGHAANIDNPAAFNAAVEAFLAGLP; this is encoded by the coding sequence ATGCCCTTCGTCGAACGCGACGGCGTCCGCATCTTCTACGAAGCGGCGGGCGAAGGCCCGCCAGTCCTCCTCAGCCACGGCTACAGCGCCACCTCCCGCATGTGGCGCGGCCAGGTTGAGGCGCTCGCGCCCCGCTACCGCATCATCACCTGGGACATGCGCGGCCACGGCCAGTCCGACAGCCCCGACGACCCGGCCCTCTACTCCGAAGCCGCCACCGTCGGCGACATGGCCGCGATCCTCGACGCCCTCGGCATCGATACGGCCGTCATCGGCGGCCTCTCCCTCGGCGGCTACATGTCGCTCGCCTTCCACCTCGCCCACCCCGGCCGTGTCCGGGCACTGATGCTCTTCGATACCGGCCCCGGCTACCGGAATCCTGCCGGCCGCGAAGCCTGGAACCGCACCGCCGAGGCCCGCGCCGTCGCCTTCGAAACACGCGGGCTCGATGCGCTCGGCAGCGGCGCCGAGGTGCGCATCGCCCAGCACCGCTCGGCCAAAGGCCTCGCCCTCGCCGCCCGCGGCATGCTCGCCCAGTTCGATAGCCGCGTCATCGAGTCGCTCGAAGGCATCCGCGTCCCCACCCTCGTCCTCGTCGGCGAAAAGGATGAGCCCTTCCTGGGCGCCACCGATTACATGGCCGCGAAGATCCCGGGCGCGCAGAAAGTCGTCATCCCCGGCGCCGGCCACGCCGCCAACATCGATAACCCGGCAGCCTTCAACGCCGCCGTCGAAGCGTTCCTCGCCGGCCTCCCCTGA
- a CDS encoding 4Fe-4S binding protein — translation MPYSIVETCIGCTACTKRCPTNAITGERNQLHVIDPTLCIDCGACGVVCPPEAILDTYGNVCRSLKKDQWPKAVVIEEKCIGSGCELCINICPFDALSLQHTDRIDDFFGVSTVDEKKCTGCRLCEDVCGWDAIHIFPLKEEVIKDWSELTEEEKEIVARARKALGVV, via the coding sequence GTGCCCTACTCCATCGTCGAAACCTGCATCGGCTGCACCGCCTGCACCAAGCGGTGCCCGACGAACGCCATCACCGGCGAGCGCAACCAGCTCCACGTCATCGACCCCACCCTCTGCATCGATTGCGGTGCCTGCGGCGTTGTCTGCCCGCCCGAAGCCATCCTCGATACCTACGGCAACGTCTGCCGCTCCCTCAAGAAAGACCAGTGGCCGAAAGCCGTCGTCATCGAAGAGAAGTGCATCGGCTCCGGCTGCGAACTCTGCATCAACATCTGCCCCTTCGATGCCCTCTCCCTCCAGCACACCGACCGCATCGACGACTTCTTCGGCGTCTCCACCGTCGACGAGAAGAAGTGCACCGGCTGCCGCCTCTGCGAGGACGTCTGCGGCTGGGATGCAATCCACATCTTCCCGCTCAAGGAAGAGGTCATCAAAGACTGGTCCGAGCTCACCGAAGAAGAGAAGGAGATTGTCGCCCGCGCCCGCAAGGCGCTCGGCGTCGTCTGA
- a CDS encoding 4a-hydroxytetrahydrobiopterin dehydratase, translated as MAERLTEAAIAEWLAGLNGWSAEGTTAITKTFRLKDHVAAVGLVMQVAVAAEVMNHHPEVAWVYNRVTFRLSTHDAGGVTELDLALAKRIEELAGGQG; from the coding sequence ATGGCTGAACGGCTGACGGAAGCGGCGATCGCGGAGTGGCTGGCAGGCCTCAACGGGTGGAGCGCGGAGGGGACGACCGCGATCACGAAGACCTTCCGGTTGAAGGACCACGTGGCGGCCGTGGGGCTGGTGATGCAGGTCGCCGTGGCGGCGGAGGTGATGAACCACCACCCGGAGGTGGCGTGGGTGTACAACCGGGTCACGTTCCGGCTGAGCACGCACGACGCGGGAGGGGTGACGGAACTGGACCTCGCGCTGGCGAAGCGGATTGAGGAGCTGGCCGGCGGGCAGGGCTGA